From Spirosoma aerolatum, one genomic window encodes:
- a CDS encoding spore photoproduct lyase family protein: MPDFKPSLILYTADALNSRGEAVLAKFPEAEALEVKQHNRLPDLGLNHFKVKSNVLVLGRLKTQDIKWSGRSADYIAPSLANGCFGGCTYCYVDRHKTVNPITLFTNVEENIATVNEQISTLPWPKVPNQTDDQFYTYDIGCNSDISVDYGLTDGIRQVFDFYRTHPRAKATFATKYVNRDMLNFDPERKVRIRFSLMPAHVSKLVDVRTDSIEKRLAAINDFYDAGYEVHVNFSPVIVYTGPDGDRKAWRNDYRDLFRQLDAALRPEVRQQLKCEVIFLTHNQWQHQANLAINPKAEELLWVPELQESKVSQFGGWNIRYQHQLKRKMIEIFERLVQEEIPWCQIRYIF, encoded by the coding sequence ATGCCCGATTTCAAACCGTCGCTAATCTTATATACTGCCGATGCCCTTAACAGTCGGGGCGAAGCTGTGCTGGCAAAATTTCCCGAAGCTGAGGCACTGGAAGTAAAGCAGCATAATCGGTTACCTGATCTGGGCCTGAATCATTTCAAGGTTAAATCGAATGTACTGGTCTTGGGGCGGCTGAAAACCCAGGACATTAAATGGAGCGGTCGAAGTGCTGATTACATTGCCCCGAGTTTGGCAAACGGCTGTTTTGGCGGGTGTACCTACTGCTATGTAGATCGTCATAAAACGGTGAATCCGATTACGCTTTTCACCAATGTTGAGGAAAACATAGCCACGGTCAATGAGCAGATTAGTACGCTGCCCTGGCCTAAAGTGCCTAACCAGACTGATGACCAGTTTTATACCTACGATATTGGCTGTAATTCGGATATTTCGGTTGACTACGGTTTAACGGATGGCATTCGGCAGGTATTTGATTTTTATCGGACGCACCCTCGCGCCAAGGCAACGTTTGCGACGAAGTATGTGAATCGGGATATGCTAAATTTCGATCCTGAACGAAAAGTGAGGATACGGTTCAGTTTAATGCCAGCTCACGTGAGTAAACTGGTCGATGTACGTACCGATAGTATAGAGAAACGACTGGCGGCTATCAATGATTTTTATGATGCCGGTTATGAAGTACACGTCAATTTTTCGCCGGTTATCGTCTATACCGGACCCGATGGCGACCGAAAAGCCTGGCGAAACGATTACCGCGATTTATTCCGTCAGTTAGATGCTGCCCTACGGCCAGAAGTTCGCCAACAGCTTAAATGCGAGGTGATTTTTCTAACCCATAACCAGTGGCAGCATCAAGCTAATCTGGCTATCAATCCCAAAGCTGAAGAACTGCTGTGGGTGCCTGAATTACAGGAGAGTAAGGTAAGCCAGTTTGGCGGCTGGAATATTCGATACCAGCATCAGTTAAAGCGTAAAATGATCGAGATTTTTGAGCGGCTCGTTCAGGAAGAAATCCCTTGGTGCCAGATCCGGTATATATTCTGA
- a CDS encoding DoxX family protein has translation MNLLTRIEHWGDTHHPAWTDALRIMLGIILILKGISFISDTAYLNQLVGGVHFGLFPVMAVHYVAFAHLMGGFLIMLGCLTRLMCILQLPILVAAVFFVNIRQGFSPLNSELWLSLMVLGLLLTFTVLGSGRFSMDEYVKQHAH, from the coding sequence ATGAACCTACTAACGCGCATCGAACACTGGGGCGACACGCATCACCCCGCCTGGACCGACGCCCTACGGATTATGCTGGGCATTATCCTGATTCTGAAGGGAATCAGTTTCATTAGTGACACTGCGTATCTGAACCAATTGGTCGGAGGAGTTCATTTTGGGCTTTTTCCGGTTATGGCCGTTCATTATGTTGCCTTTGCGCATCTGATGGGGGGATTCCTGATTATGCTGGGGTGTTTAACCCGTCTGATGTGCATCCTTCAACTGCCCATTCTAGTTGCGGCCGTTTTCTTCGTAAACATCCGTCAGGGATTTTCGCCCCTGAATTCGGAGCTGTGGTTATCGCTTATGGTATTGGGCCTTTTACTGACATTTACGGTTCTGGGCTCCGGACGTTTTTCGATGGACGAGTACGTCAAACAACATGCTCACTGA
- the modA gene encoding molybdate ABC transporter substrate-binding protein: MKKLVLFLLLCPLFLRAQPLRVAVAANAQFVMEELKTAFQKKTGVTVETIVSSSGKLTTQIQQGAPYDVFLSADMTYPQTLHKAGLTTAAPVVYAYGSLVLWTMGELPVSANLNVLSDPSVRHIAIANPATAPYGEAAIGFLKAKKLLVAVQAKIVYGESISQVNQYILSGAAEVGFTAKSVVLDPTLAKRGHWVDLPQTGYAPIAQGVVVLKRTSQPKAAEQFLVFLRSPDARRILQKFGYQLKP; this comes from the coding sequence ATGAAAAAACTCGTATTGTTTCTTTTGCTGTGCCCACTTTTTCTTCGGGCTCAGCCACTTCGGGTAGCCGTGGCAGCTAATGCTCAGTTTGTCATGGAAGAACTGAAGACCGCTTTTCAGAAAAAAACGGGCGTTACGGTCGAAACGATTGTTAGCTCATCAGGTAAACTAACCACCCAGATTCAGCAGGGGGCGCCGTACGATGTGTTTCTATCAGCCGATATGACATATCCCCAAACGCTCCACAAAGCAGGCTTGACCACAGCGGCTCCGGTTGTGTATGCGTATGGCTCACTAGTGCTCTGGACTATGGGCGAACTACCGGTGTCCGCCAACCTGAACGTATTATCTGATCCTTCAGTGCGCCATATAGCCATCGCGAATCCGGCTACAGCGCCCTACGGCGAAGCCGCTATTGGCTTTCTGAAAGCGAAAAAACTGCTGGTTGCCGTACAGGCCAAAATCGTTTATGGGGAGAGCATTTCGCAGGTAAATCAATACATCCTGTCGGGAGCGGCTGAAGTTGGGTTTACGGCTAAATCGGTCGTGCTTGATCCAACCCTTGCCAAACGGGGCCACTGGGTCGATTTGCCACAAACGGGGTATGCGCCTATCGCTCAGGGGGTAGTGGTTCTGAAACGAACATCACAGCCAAAAGCCGCCGAGCAGTTTCTGGTATTTTTGCGTAGCCCGGATGCCCGACGTATTTTGCAGAAATTTGGTTATCAATTAAAGCCGTAA
- a CDS encoding DUF4884 domain-containing protein, whose translation MHLQRSNPNSKVELLFNVDGCKVYRFYDRQQPR comes from the coding sequence ATGCATCTACAGCGAAGTAATCCAAACAGTAAAGTTGAATTGCTTTTTAATGTTGATGGCTGTAAGGTCTATCGCTTCTACGACCGCCAGCAACCCCGCTAG
- the modB gene encoding molybdate ABC transporter permease subunit translates to MPIDWEPIWLTLRLASITTLLLLLIGVPLASWLALSQFRLKPVVESIISLPLVLPPSVVGFYLLLAFSPTSGFGAWLLHHLNLQLVFSFEGLVVASLLYSLPFMVHPIQAGLENLPVSWREAAYTLGQSPSRTLWRVLLPNCKPALLTGIVLTFAHTIGEFGLVLMIGGNLPGQTRVASIAIYDEVELLHFQTAHAYAALLLALSFAILLLVYFVNKRVTV, encoded by the coding sequence ATGCCCATCGATTGGGAACCTATATGGCTGACGTTACGCCTTGCCAGCATCACGACCCTATTGCTGTTGCTGATTGGTGTGCCGCTGGCCAGTTGGCTGGCTTTGAGCCAGTTCCGGCTTAAGCCAGTGGTAGAATCCATCATCAGCCTACCACTGGTATTGCCACCGTCTGTCGTTGGTTTTTATTTATTGCTGGCCTTTAGCCCGACGAGTGGGTTCGGGGCCTGGTTACTGCATCACCTGAACCTACAACTTGTTTTTTCGTTCGAAGGCCTGGTCGTAGCCTCGCTGCTTTATAGTTTGCCGTTTATGGTGCACCCAATTCAGGCTGGACTCGAAAATCTGCCTGTATCCTGGCGCGAAGCGGCCTACACACTGGGTCAGTCACCGAGCCGGACGTTGTGGCGAGTGCTATTGCCTAATTGTAAACCCGCCTTACTGACAGGAATCGTTCTGACCTTTGCTCATACAATAGGGGAGTTTGGGCTTGTCCTGATGATTGGCGGCAACCTACCGGGTCAAACGCGCGTTGCGTCGATAGCCATTTATGATGAGGTCGAGTTACTGCATTTCCAAACGGCCCACGCGTATGCTGCGCTGTTGTTAGCGCTATCGTTTGCTATTTTATTACTGGTCTATTTCGTAAATAAACGGGTAACTGTATGA
- a CDS encoding ATP-binding cassette domain-containing protein has product MIEIDLTMPRLFTEGPGELKVRIALESGSLTVLTGPSGAGKTTLLRLLAGLEIPHNGRIAVDGRVWLDTQQRVNLPPQKRSIGYVFQDTALFPNMTVQEAILFAAPNGDQDFVNQLIDITGLRAFMNQKPALLSGGQRQRVALARALVRRPHVLLLDEPFAALDSQSSQTLRQVLLELHKLWKTTTLLVSHHTQDTRVLANRLIQIVQGQVERDEQCLNDELPPIVEPITHILYQEEHRQWIIQTATSQLRSTNPAWGQRRAGDLILVNRSI; this is encoded by the coding sequence ATGATCGAAATCGACCTAACGATGCCGCGTTTGTTTACCGAAGGGCCTGGTGAGTTAAAAGTACGAATTGCCTTAGAATCAGGTAGTCTAACAGTGTTAACCGGGCCTTCGGGCGCTGGCAAGACTACCTTACTTCGACTGCTTGCTGGTTTGGAAATTCCTCATAACGGACGGATTGCTGTTGATGGTCGAGTTTGGCTGGATACGCAGCAACGAGTTAACCTTCCTCCACAAAAACGGTCCATTGGCTATGTGTTTCAAGACACGGCTCTTTTCCCAAACATGACCGTACAGGAAGCCATTCTGTTTGCAGCCCCGAATGGAGATCAGGACTTTGTGAATCAATTGATCGATATAACCGGGCTCCGTGCGTTTATGAATCAGAAGCCAGCTCTGTTGTCGGGCGGGCAACGGCAGCGGGTGGCACTAGCTCGTGCCCTGGTTCGGCGACCACATGTACTTTTGCTCGATGAACCCTTTGCCGCTCTCGATTCACAGTCCAGTCAGACGCTCCGGCAGGTCCTGTTAGAACTTCATAAGCTTTGGAAAACTACAACGCTACTAGTTAGTCATCATACGCAGGATACACGGGTATTGGCCAATCGACTCATTCAGATCGTACAGGGTCAGGTAGAGCGGGATGAGCAATGCCTCAATGATGAATTACCGCCTATTGTGGAACCTATAACGCACATCTTATATCAGGAGGAGCACAGGCAATGGATTATTCAGACGGCCACCTCCCAACTTCGATCAACTAATCCAGCCTGGGGGCAACGGCGGGCTGGGGATCTTATACTGGTTAATCGCTCCATCTAG
- a CDS encoding molybdopterin-dependent oxidoreductase — protein MNQLRLRNSMGKMLAAAVLVIVCLSSQAQTVLTISGDVTKPLAWQATDLQAMWHTTVTAKDHDEKEHQYSGVPVSELLRQAGVTLGGQLRGKNLRKYVIVKAADDYEVVFALPELDPEFVSRSILLVDRVDGEPLSKDVGPYRIVVPGEKKMARWVRQVKRLEVKVAN, from the coding sequence ATGAATCAGCTACGTTTACGAAACAGCATGGGTAAGATGCTGGCTGCCGCAGTACTGGTTATTGTATGCCTCAGTAGTCAGGCTCAAACCGTTCTGACAATCTCCGGCGACGTTACGAAGCCGTTAGCCTGGCAGGCGACTGATTTACAGGCGATGTGGCATACAACCGTAACGGCTAAAGACCACGACGAAAAGGAGCATCAGTATTCGGGAGTACCTGTGTCGGAACTGCTCAGGCAGGCAGGCGTTACCTTAGGTGGGCAATTACGAGGGAAAAACCTGCGAAAATATGTGATCGTCAAAGCGGCTGATGACTATGAAGTCGTATTTGCTCTGCCCGAACTCGACCCGGAATTTGTTAGTCGGTCTATTCTATTGGTCGATCGTGTCGATGGGGAGCCCTTAAGTAAGGACGTCGGCCCCTACCGGATCGTTGTACCAGGCGAGAAAAAAATGGCCCGCTGGGTTCGGCAGGTGAAAAGGCTTGAGGTAAAGGTTGCGAACTGA
- a CDS encoding DUF779 domain-containing protein translates to MNRIDCTAAAAQVIDKLRAQHGPLMFHQSGGCCDGSSPMCYPVGDFIIGSSDVWLGQIHECDFWMSQDQFEYWQHTHLTIDVTPGRGASFSLEIPLGVRFMIRSRLFEPNEMPHLTPVQIGPFEEIR, encoded by the coding sequence ATGAATCGTATAGACTGTACAGCGGCTGCGGCCCAAGTTATAGACAAGTTAAGAGCCCAACACGGCCCACTTATGTTTCACCAGAGCGGTGGCTGTTGTGATGGTTCCTCGCCCATGTGCTACCCGGTTGGTGATTTTATTATCGGTTCGTCGGACGTTTGGCTAGGTCAGATTCATGAGTGTGACTTCTGGATGTCGCAGGATCAGTTCGAATACTGGCAGCATACCCACCTGACCATCGATGTGACACCTGGCCGTGGCGCCAGTTTTTCATTGGAAATTCCACTGGGTGTCCGGTTCATGATTCGCTCGCGTCTGTTCGAACCTAATGAGATGCCCCACCTCACACCAGTACAAATCGGCCCCTTTGAAGAAATACGTTAA
- a CDS encoding DUF2461 domain-containing protein, with protein sequence MAKQSASKSTFTTATLEFMRELVQNNNRDWFQANRSRYDAAKAELVGVTERVLAELSPFEPLANTSAKDCIFRINRDIRFSKDKAPYKSNLAFAIGPGGRHSGRIDYYVHIQPDNQSFLGAGMWQPTPANLAKFRQEVDYNAQELKDIIEADEFKAYFPEAHGETLKVMPKGYPADHPEIDLLRRKELFFMHRYTDKEVLKPNFVDEIVKGCRIIKPYCDLLNYLFYDEKEESITL encoded by the coding sequence ATGGCAAAACAATCGGCTTCAAAATCTACGTTTACAACGGCTACACTAGAGTTCATGCGTGAACTCGTTCAAAACAACAATCGGGACTGGTTTCAGGCAAACCGTAGCCGCTATGATGCGGCTAAAGCAGAGCTGGTGGGCGTTACCGAGCGGGTTCTGGCAGAGCTGAGTCCATTTGAACCACTGGCTAATACGTCGGCCAAAGATTGTATATTTCGAATCAACCGCGACATCCGCTTTTCAAAGGACAAAGCTCCCTACAAATCGAATCTGGCGTTTGCCATTGGGCCTGGTGGACGACATTCGGGCCGTATCGATTATTATGTGCATATCCAGCCTGATAACCAGTCGTTTCTAGGGGCGGGCATGTGGCAGCCAACCCCGGCCAATCTGGCTAAATTTCGGCAGGAAGTTGATTATAATGCCCAGGAACTAAAAGACATCATCGAAGCCGATGAATTCAAAGCCTACTTTCCCGAAGCGCACGGCGAAACGCTAAAAGTAATGCCGAAAGGCTACCCGGCCGATCACCCCGAAATCGATCTATTGCGCCGAAAAGAGTTGTTCTTTATGCATCGCTATACCGATAAAGAAGTGCTGAAACCGAATTTCGTCGATGAAATTGTAAAGGGATGCCGCATCATCAAACCCTACTGCGATCTGCTGAATTATCTGTTCTACGACGAGAAAGAAGAGTCAATTACGTTATAA